A genomic region of Halobaculum lipolyticum contains the following coding sequences:
- a CDS encoding GNAT family N-acetyltransferase: MEIRRLSLAEWSDALPDDGFEVFHTPEALDALAAHANGDLRLYGGFKGERPVGLAPVFVRTQAIGTAALSPPPGFGIPRLGPLVMPASPKQRKRERVNGRFTEGLLEELDVGASTTLFRMVCPTSYPDPRPFGWSALSMTPSFTYHLPVTADTDAMLKSFSKSLRREITDAEELDVSVEVGGRDAVRRIYEQARDRYDEQDRTFSLTWPYVRDLTDALSGVDRCRPYVVRDGDGDFRSGIVVLYSNDAAYFWLGGAIATVDGTAVNSLIHWRIVEDIAAGEPRESVDTYDLMGANTERICQYKSKFGAELVPYYTVESEGAGMRAAKTAYRLLSQ; this comes from the coding sequence ATGGAGATCCGACGGCTCTCACTGGCGGAGTGGTCCGACGCGCTCCCGGACGACGGCTTCGAGGTGTTCCACACCCCGGAAGCGCTCGACGCGTTGGCCGCACACGCGAACGGCGACCTCCGGCTGTACGGCGGGTTCAAAGGCGAGCGGCCCGTCGGTCTCGCCCCTGTGTTCGTCAGGACGCAGGCTATCGGGACGGCGGCGCTGTCGCCGCCGCCGGGGTTCGGGATCCCGCGGCTCGGCCCGCTCGTCATGCCCGCCAGCCCGAAACAGCGCAAACGCGAACGGGTGAACGGTCGCTTCACCGAGGGGTTGCTGGAGGAACTCGACGTGGGGGCGTCGACGACGCTGTTCCGGATGGTGTGTCCGACGAGCTACCCCGACCCGCGCCCGTTCGGCTGGTCGGCGCTGTCGATGACGCCGTCGTTCACCTACCACCTGCCGGTGACGGCGGACACGGACGCGATGTTGAAGTCGTTCTCGAAGAGCCTGCGCCGGGAGATCACCGACGCCGAGGAGCTGGACGTGAGCGTCGAGGTCGGCGGCCGCGACGCGGTCCGCCGGATCTACGAGCAGGCTCGCGACCGCTACGACGAGCAGGACCGGACGTTCTCCCTCACGTGGCCGTACGTCAGGGACCTCACGGACGCGCTGTCGGGGGTCGACCGCTGTCGGCCGTACGTCGTCCGCGACGGCGACGGCGACTTCCGCAGCGGCATCGTCGTCCTCTACTCGAACGACGCTGCCTACTTCTGGCTCGGCGGCGCCATCGCGACCGTCGACGGCACCGCCGTCAACAGCCTGATCCACTGGCGGATCGTCGAGGACATCGCCGCCGGCGAGCCGCGCGAGTCGGTCGACACGTACGACCTGATGGGGGCGAACACCGAGCGGATCTGCCAGTACAAGAGCAAGTTCGGCGCCGAACTGGTGCCGTACTACACCGTCGAGTCGGAGGGGGCCGGCATGCGCGCCGCGAAGACGGCGTACAGGCTGTTGAGCCAATGA
- a CDS encoding glycosyltransferase: protein MTVRVLNLVPSERSRFFVQQRATLRDLGVAETTLSVPSDRTYDDGETDGRSVVDYVRFLPTVVRHSLSDYDLVHANYGLTAPHALAQLRLPVVLSLWGTDLMGEYGWLSRRCARHADAVVVMSERMADELGTPCHVIPHGVDLDLFRPLPRDWARERLGWADDDRVRHVLFPYPPARGVKDYPRAERVADRVTEELAGEFDVRLHTVTGEPHDRMPLFMNAADVLLVTSEREGSPNAVKEALACDLPVVSTDVGDVPERLRGVSLSRVAADDDGLVEGVVAALRAGDRSDGRAAAEEIGLAESGERLRRVYEEVLS, encoded by the coding sequence ATGACCGTGCGGGTCCTCAATCTCGTCCCGAGCGAACGCTCGCGCTTCTTCGTCCAGCAGCGGGCGACGCTCCGCGACCTCGGCGTCGCCGAGACGACGCTGTCGGTGCCCAGCGACCGGACGTACGACGACGGGGAGACGGACGGCCGATCGGTCGTCGACTACGTCCGGTTCCTCCCGACCGTGGTCCGCCACTCGCTGTCCGACTACGACCTCGTCCACGCCAACTACGGACTGACGGCGCCACACGCCCTCGCACAGCTCCGGCTCCCGGTCGTGCTCTCGCTGTGGGGCACCGACCTCATGGGCGAGTACGGCTGGCTCAGCAGGCGCTGTGCCCGCCACGCAGACGCGGTCGTCGTCATGTCCGAACGGATGGCCGACGAACTGGGGACGCCCTGCCACGTCATCCCCCACGGCGTCGACCTCGACCTGTTCCGCCCGCTCCCCCGCGACTGGGCACGCGAGCGGCTCGGCTGGGCCGACGACGACCGGGTGAGACACGTGCTGTTCCCGTACCCGCCGGCGCGGGGGGTGAAAGACTACCCGCGGGCCGAACGGGTCGCCGACCGCGTGACCGAGGAGTTGGCCGGGGAGTTCGACGTCCGGCTCCACACCGTCACCGGCGAACCCCACGACCGGATGCCGCTGTTCATGAACGCCGCCGACGTGCTCCTCGTCACCTCCGAGCGGGAGGGGTCGCCCAACGCCGTGAAGGAGGCGCTGGCGTGTGACCTCCCGGTGGTGTCGACCGACGTGGGCGACGTGCCCGAGCGGCTCCGGGGCGTCTCGCTGTCGCGCGTCGCCGCCGACGACGACGGCCTCGTCGAGGGCGTCGTCGCGGCGCTGCGGGCGGGCGACCGCTCCGACGGCCGGGCGGCCGCCGAGGAGATCGGGCTCGCCGAATCCGGCGAACGGCTCCGGCGCGTCTACGAGGAGGTGCTCTCGTGA
- a CDS encoding flippase, translating to MATSLANRVASGVKATFAANTFDMLANAALILLLTRVLLTPAEYGTLNFVLAALSVVAILATLGLPKSAGRYVTEFAESEPGLVRHVVGRSLAFVVGLSAVVALALVTVGEPIARLAGQDSLTPYLLIGAGYVIGNALVQYARELLRSFDRVEWSGIVRVVTGVGRVVFVVAFVALGFGVAGALWGYVAGYFVAAVVGGALLFKRIAGNFAATTDPDAAISRRILEYSVPLTATRGANVLDKKVDVLIVGALLNFTAVGYYTIAKQVSDFVSMPASSFGFTISPALGEQQSKGESARAARMYERGLTYVLLAYVPAVAGLALVAEPMVRYVFGTDYLGAVPVVQVYGGFILVNAVNKVTSDGLDYLGRARSRAIIKTAMAVANVVLNLLLIPVFGVTGAALATVITYTVYTGANVYFMHQELSLSAGRVVRALGTVCLVTAGMAAAVWFALPYVSGLATLFGAVFVGVVVWAVLSVAGGVLDPREVARFLG from the coding sequence ATGGCGACTTCGCTCGCCAACCGGGTCGCCAGCGGCGTGAAGGCGACGTTCGCCGCCAACACCTTCGACATGCTGGCGAACGCCGCGCTCATCCTGCTGTTGACGCGGGTGCTGCTCACGCCGGCGGAGTACGGGACGCTCAACTTCGTGCTCGCGGCGCTGTCGGTCGTCGCCATCCTCGCGACGCTCGGGCTGCCGAAATCGGCCGGCCGCTACGTCACCGAGTTCGCGGAGTCGGAGCCCGGGCTGGTGCGCCACGTGGTGGGCCGCTCGCTCGCGTTCGTCGTCGGCCTGTCGGCCGTCGTCGCGCTCGCACTCGTCACGGTCGGCGAGCCGATCGCACGGCTCGCGGGCCAGGACTCGCTCACGCCGTACCTCCTGATCGGCGCCGGCTACGTGATCGGCAACGCGCTCGTCCAGTACGCCCGCGAACTGCTGCGGTCGTTCGACCGCGTCGAGTGGAGCGGCATCGTCCGGGTCGTCACCGGGGTCGGTCGCGTCGTGTTCGTCGTCGCCTTCGTCGCGCTCGGGTTCGGCGTCGCCGGCGCGCTGTGGGGGTACGTCGCGGGCTACTTCGTCGCGGCGGTCGTCGGCGGCGCGCTCCTGTTCAAACGGATCGCGGGGAACTTCGCGGCGACGACCGACCCCGACGCGGCCATCTCCCGGCGCATTCTGGAGTACAGCGTCCCGCTGACGGCGACGCGCGGGGCGAACGTCCTCGACAAGAAGGTGGACGTGCTGATCGTCGGCGCGCTGTTGAACTTCACCGCGGTCGGCTACTACACGATCGCCAAGCAGGTGTCGGACTTCGTCTCGATGCCCGCCTCGTCGTTCGGCTTCACCATCTCGCCGGCGCTGGGCGAACAGCAGTCGAAGGGGGAATCGGCACGCGCGGCCCGGATGTACGAGCGCGGACTCACGTACGTCCTGCTCGCGTACGTCCCCGCGGTCGCGGGGTTGGCGCTGGTCGCCGAGCCGATGGTCCGCTACGTGTTCGGGACGGACTACCTCGGCGCGGTGCCGGTCGTCCAGGTGTACGGCGGGTTCATCCTCGTCAACGCCGTGAACAAGGTGACCAGCGACGGACTCGACTACCTCGGTCGCGCCCGGTCGCGAGCGATCATCAAGACCGCGATGGCGGTCGCCAACGTGGTGCTCAACCTCCTGCTCATCCCGGTGTTCGGCGTCACCGGTGCCGCGCTCGCGACGGTGATCACGTACACCGTCTACACCGGCGCGAACGTCTACTTCATGCACCAGGAGCTGTCGCTGTCGGCGGGGCGGGTCGTCCGCGCGCTCGGGACGGTGTGTCTCGTCACCGCCGGGATGGCCGCGGCGGTGTGGTTCGCGTTGCCGTACGTCTCCGGGCTGGCGACGCTGTTCGGGGCGGTGTTCGTCGGCGTGGTCGTGTGGGCGGTGCTGTCGGTGGCCGGCGGCGTCCTCGACCCCCGCGAGGTCGCACGGTTCCTCGGGTAA
- a CDS encoding NAD-dependent epimerase/dehydratase family protein — protein METTIPKATQTAAIDADMADRTVLVTGGAGFVGSHIARALVDDNDVRVLDDLSTGQSANVPAGATLYEGDLLDDDLLGEAMDGVDVVFHQAGLVSVPKSVDRPVESNRVNVAGSLAVLEAAREVDARVVLASSVAIYGDPDTLPIDESHPTRPTSPYATDKLAIDHYARVYHELYGLETVALRYFNVYGPGQSAGEYAGVVSTFLEQASSGQPLTVDGDGSQTRDFVHVADVVRANLAAATTDHVGEAFNVGTGDSVTIRELAELIADVADATAGIVHTDPRPGDVERSRADASKARRLLGFEPRVDLRTGLSALARRPSPAR, from the coding sequence ATGGAGACGACGATCCCGAAAGCGACGCAGACGGCGGCTATCGACGCCGACATGGCGGACCGGACGGTGCTCGTCACCGGCGGTGCGGGCTTCGTGGGGAGCCACATCGCGCGAGCGCTCGTCGACGACAACGACGTCCGCGTGCTCGACGACCTCTCGACGGGGCAGTCGGCCAACGTCCCGGCCGGCGCGACGCTGTACGAGGGCGACCTGCTCGACGACGACCTGCTGGGAGAAGCGATGGACGGCGTCGACGTGGTGTTCCACCAGGCGGGACTCGTCAGCGTGCCGAAGTCCGTCGACCGGCCCGTCGAGAGCAACCGGGTGAACGTCGCCGGCAGCCTCGCCGTGCTCGAGGCCGCCCGCGAGGTCGACGCGCGGGTCGTGCTCGCCTCCAGCGTCGCTATCTACGGCGACCCGGACACGCTCCCGATCGACGAGTCGCACCCGACGCGGCCGACGTCGCCGTACGCGACCGACAAGCTCGCGATCGACCACTACGCCCGCGTCTACCACGAGCTGTACGGGCTGGAGACGGTCGCGCTGCGCTACTTCAACGTGTACGGACCCGGCCAGTCGGCGGGCGAGTACGCCGGCGTCGTCAGCACCTTCCTCGAACAGGCCAGCTCGGGGCAACCGCTCACCGTCGACGGCGACGGCTCCCAGACGCGCGACTTCGTCCACGTCGCCGACGTGGTGCGGGCGAACCTCGCGGCCGCCACCACCGACCACGTCGGGGAGGCGTTCAACGTCGGCACCGGCGACAGCGTCACGATCCGCGAGCTGGCGGAGCTGATCGCCGACGTCGCCGACGCCACCGCCGGCATCGTCCACACCGACCCCCGCCCGGGCGACGTCGAGCGGAGCCGCGCCGACGCCTCGAAGGCGCGCCGGCTGCTCGGGTTCGAGCCGCGCGTCGACCTGCGGACGGGACTCTCCGCGTTGGCACGGCGGCCCAGCCCCGCCCGCTGA
- a CDS encoding Gfo/Idh/MocA family protein, which translates to MTLRTAVVGGGTVSEVHLSGLSKNPRTELVAICDLDEEIATAKADAYGIAAYTDLDELLAAEDLDWAHVCTPVQSHLPVAKTIIDAGVPIQIEKPITETYEEFEELAAYAADAGVTVSEKHNHNFDPVVRRARRRMESGECGTIKGVEVIYTGCSNPDDPNRGPWNFELAGGEFEEGLPHPLYMTLRAGGYPRSEDDVRATTSLLGEYEYDFTYDGAMIQYVSDDDVLCRTTMLGGTRPVRQLLVHGSEMSLTADLISQTLVEHDRDYKASGAARALNNVDNALDRVAGTVQNFRAVLKRRNSDDWDTERLLNAHYYQNHAESIALEAGDPSRMPVPLSESRWMIRLMAEIRAAAAADGPAAPIDAEAIAGDPE; encoded by the coding sequence ATGACCCTGCGAACTGCCGTCGTCGGCGGCGGAACGGTGTCGGAAGTCCACCTCTCGGGACTCTCGAAGAACCCACGGACCGAACTGGTCGCGATCTGCGACTTGGACGAAGAGATCGCGACCGCGAAGGCCGACGCCTACGGGATCGCCGCCTACACCGACCTCGACGAACTGCTCGCGGCCGAGGACCTCGACTGGGCGCACGTCTGCACCCCCGTCCAGAGCCACCTCCCGGTCGCCAAGACGATCATCGACGCCGGCGTCCCCATCCAGATCGAGAAGCCGATCACCGAGACGTACGAGGAGTTCGAGGAGCTGGCCGCCTACGCCGCAGACGCCGGCGTGACGGTGTCCGAGAAGCACAACCACAACTTCGACCCCGTGGTCCGGCGGGCGCGCCGGCGGATGGAGTCGGGCGAGTGCGGGACGATCAAGGGGGTCGAAGTGATCTACACCGGCTGTTCGAACCCCGACGACCCCAACCGGGGACCGTGGAACTTCGAGTTGGCCGGCGGCGAGTTCGAGGAGGGGCTTCCCCACCCGCTGTACATGACGCTGCGGGCCGGCGGCTACCCCCGCTCCGAGGACGACGTCCGCGCGACCACGTCGCTGTTGGGCGAGTACGAGTACGACTTCACCTACGACGGCGCGATGATCCAGTACGTCAGCGACGACGACGTGCTGTGTCGGACGACGATGCTCGGGGGGACCCGGCCGGTGCGCCAACTGCTGGTCCACGGGAGCGAGATGTCGCTCACGGCCGACCTGATCTCCCAGACGCTCGTCGAGCACGACCGCGACTACAAGGCCTCGGGGGCGGCCCGGGCGCTCAACAACGTCGACAACGCGCTCGACCGGGTCGCCGGCACCGTCCAGAACTTCCGCGCGGTGCTGAAGCGTCGCAACAGCGACGACTGGGACACCGAGCGACTCCTCAACGCCCACTACTACCAGAACCACGCCGAGTCGATCGCGCTCGAGGCGGGCGACCCCTCGCGGATGCCCGTGCCCCTGTCGGAGTCACGGTGGATGATCCGGCTGATGGCCGAGATCCGGGCCGCCGCCGCCGCCGACGGGCCGGCGGCGCCGATCGACGCCGAGGCGATCGCCGGGGATCCCGAGTGA
- a CDS encoding DUF1616 domain-containing protein has translation MSGTDGADPPDDRDGSEGDGDADARGDGGPFDRLPVDVAVVVGGAVLVGALVVGGVVGGALRVVLAVPLVVFLPGYALLSVLFPAAPPADADRPSVWRLPTADGLGWVERCSLAVPASLAVVVFSVVGLGAVGLTPTTVAVVGTLVAVVAVASAAGAVRRDRLPPGVAYDVPAERWGAELRTRWGGDGGRSRLDRGLDVAVAVAVLLAVSGLAVGLAAPDNGESYTEAALLTEGPNGPVAGDYPENLTAGESTELLLTVANRLGTDATYDVVVVLDRVRGTNTTGSVTVLERSELSRFTLGVGDGREARRPLAVTPDLLGDDLRLSVFVYRGEAPASPSAATADEHLYLWVDVR, from the coding sequence ATGAGCGGGACGGACGGGGCGGACCCACCCGACGACCGGGACGGGTCCGAGGGCGACGGGGACGCCGACGCACGCGGCGACGGCGGGCCGTTCGACCGGCTCCCCGTCGACGTCGCGGTCGTCGTCGGCGGCGCGGTGCTGGTGGGGGCGCTCGTCGTCGGCGGGGTCGTCGGCGGGGCGCTCCGGGTGGTGCTGGCCGTGCCGCTGGTGGTGTTCCTCCCGGGCTACGCCCTGCTGTCGGTGCTGTTCCCGGCGGCGCCGCCAGCCGACGCCGACCGCCCGAGCGTCTGGCGGCTCCCGACGGCCGACGGGCTGGGCTGGGTCGAGCGGTGCTCGCTCGCGGTGCCCGCGAGCCTCGCGGTCGTCGTGTTCTCGGTGGTCGGGTTGGGAGCGGTCGGTCTCACGCCGACGACCGTCGCCGTCGTCGGGACGCTCGTCGCCGTCGTGGCGGTCGCGAGCGCCGCCGGCGCGGTCAGACGCGACCGCCTCCCGCCGGGCGTCGCCTACGACGTGCCCGCCGAGCGGTGGGGGGCGGAACTGCGGACACGGTGGGGTGGCGACGGCGGGCGGAGCCGCCTCGACCGCGGACTCGACGTCGCGGTCGCCGTCGCGGTCCTGCTCGCGGTGAGCGGACTCGCCGTCGGACTCGCCGCGCCCGACAACGGGGAGTCGTACACGGAGGCCGCGCTGTTGACCGAGGGACCGAACGGGCCGGTCGCCGGCGACTACCCCGAGAACCTCACCGCCGGCGAGTCGACCGAACTGCTGCTCACCGTCGCCAACCGCCTCGGCACCGACGCGACGTACGACGTCGTCGTCGTCCTCGACCGGGTTCGCGGGACGAACACCACGGGGTCGGTGACCGTGCTCGAACGCAGCGAGCTGTCGCGGTTCACCCTCGGGGTCGGCGACGGCCGAGAGGCGCGGCGACCGCTCGCGGTCACCCCCGACCTGCTCGGCGACGACCTCCGCCTGAGCGTGTTCGTCTACCGCGGCGAGGCGCCGGCGTCCCCCTCGGCCGCGACCGCGGACGAACACCTCTACCTCTGGGTCGACGTGCGGTAG
- a CDS encoding alkaline phosphatase family protein: MSEPDGTEPGAFVLGFDGVPWNLIERWASEGELPAFASLFEEGASGPLASTTPASTPLAWPSIATGRRPDGHGCYWFRQLERDYSHSVVTSAGIRGPHVWDLVTPASVANVPMTYPAREIDGTMVTGMMTPSKGSGFTHPPELADELAERIPDYRIGLDWQRFDGDADAFVREIDSLVDSRERLLEYLLNETTFRLGFVVFTAPDRLQHLVWDEETILEHYKRLDRVLATVREYTERRGSTLFVVSDHGFGPVDRVVSVNRVLEREGLLARRSSDGTRGMLARLGVDKKAVRGWLDRVGIDDDSLVESLPQGLVDMVAMQVPGDNAVYDIDYADSSAFVRGHGSVYVNRRDRFDAGTVAPEEVPALKRRMRELFESVTDPETGERVLEVYDGDDLFPDDPESPDLVVEGVEGYLVQVPLTDAAVVDAERAAAGHRPEGILFATGPDVAPGAAVEGANVTDVLPTLLHAIDEPIPSTVDGEVLWSVFADGSDAAARGVRTSTVTEPSPSERAAATTVAGGGGDAGSDADDDDDGSVEARLRGLGYIE; encoded by the coding sequence ATGAGCGAACCGGACGGAACGGAGCCGGGGGCGTTCGTGTTGGGGTTCGACGGCGTCCCGTGGAACCTCATCGAACGGTGGGCGAGCGAGGGTGAACTCCCCGCGTTCGCCTCGCTGTTCGAGGAGGGGGCGTCCGGACCGCTCGCGAGCACGACGCCGGCGTCGACGCCGTTGGCGTGGCCCTCCATCGCCACCGGCCGACGCCCCGACGGCCACGGGTGCTACTGGTTCCGGCAACTGGAACGGGACTACTCGCACTCGGTCGTCACCAGCGCCGGGATCCGGGGGCCGCACGTCTGGGACCTGGTGACGCCCGCGTCGGTCGCCAACGTCCCGATGACGTACCCGGCCCGCGAGATAGACGGCACGATGGTCACCGGGATGATGACGCCCTCCAAGGGGTCCGGGTTCACTCACCCGCCGGAGCTGGCGGACGAACTCGCCGAGCGGATCCCCGACTACCGGATCGGACTCGACTGGCAGCGCTTCGACGGCGACGCCGACGCGTTCGTCCGCGAGATCGACTCCCTCGTCGACTCCCGGGAACGCCTGTTGGAGTACCTGCTGAACGAGACGACGTTCCGGCTGGGGTTCGTCGTGTTCACCGCGCCAGACCGGCTCCAACACCTCGTGTGGGACGAGGAGACGATCCTCGAGCACTACAAACGCCTCGACCGCGTGCTCGCGACGGTCCGCGAGTACACCGAGCGACGGGGGTCGACGCTGTTCGTCGTCTCCGACCACGGGTTCGGCCCGGTCGACCGCGTCGTCTCGGTCAACCGCGTCCTCGAACGCGAGGGGCTGCTCGCCCGGCGGTCCAGCGACGGGACGCGGGGGATGCTCGCCCGGCTCGGCGTCGACAAGAAGGCCGTCCGCGGCTGGCTCGACCGCGTCGGGATCGACGACGACTCGCTCGTGGAGTCGCTCCCGCAGGGACTCGTCGACATGGTCGCGATGCAGGTGCCCGGCGACAACGCCGTCTACGACATCGACTACGCCGACTCCAGCGCGTTCGTCCGCGGGCACGGGTCGGTGTACGTCAACCGCCGTGACCGGTTCGACGCGGGCACCGTCGCCCCCGAGGAGGTCCCCGCGCTCAAACGCCGCATGCGCGAGCTGTTCGAGTCCGTCACCGACCCGGAGACCGGCGAGCGGGTGTTGGAGGTGTACGACGGCGACGACCTGTTCCCAGACGACCCCGAGTCGCCGGACCTCGTCGTCGAGGGGGTCGAGGGCTACCTCGTCCAGGTGCCGCTCACCGACGCGGCGGTGGTCGACGCCGAACGCGCCGCCGCGGGCCACCGGCCCGAGGGGATCCTGTTCGCGACGGGTCCCGACGTCGCGCCCGGCGCCGCCGTCGAGGGCGCGAACGTGACCGACGTCCTCCCCACGCTGTTGCACGCCATCGACGAACCGATCCCGTCGACCGTCGACGGCGAGGTGTTGTGGTCGGTGTTCGCGGACGGCTCCGACGCCGCGGCGCGCGGCGTGCGAACCAGCACGGTGACCGAGCCGTCCCCGTCCGAGCGGGCCGCCGCGACCACGGTCGCCGGCGGCGGGGGGGACGCCGGCTCCGACGCGGATGACGACGACGACGGCTCCGTGGAGGCCCGCCTCCGCGGACTCGGGTACATCGAGTAA
- a CDS encoding metal-dependent hydrolase, whose translation MWPWDHVAVAYLCYSLYARLRGRRPSGVVAVAVVAAALAPDAIDKPLAWWLAVLPSGRSLGHSAFTATAAVAAAAVVQLRTRIRGLAAAVAIGWGSHLLGDVAYPLVVKGDLRVGFLLWPVVPAGDDPTPDALGHLSELFASFLGYLATPAGATYLLADLALLLGALALWVADGAPGIGVFRPRPDVEAGDR comes from the coding sequence ATGTGGCCGTGGGACCACGTCGCCGTCGCGTACCTCTGTTACTCGCTGTACGCGCGGCTCAGGGGCCGTCGACCGTCCGGTGTCGTCGCCGTCGCCGTCGTCGCGGCGGCGCTGGCGCCGGACGCGATCGACAAGCCGCTCGCCTGGTGGCTCGCGGTGTTGCCGTCCGGGCGCTCGCTCGGGCACTCCGCGTTCACCGCCACCGCCGCCGTCGCGGCCGCCGCCGTCGTCCAGCTCCGCACCCGGATCCGGGGACTGGCCGCCGCCGTGGCGATCGGGTGGGGGAGCCACCTGCTCGGCGACGTGGCGTACCCGCTGGTCGTGAAAGGCGACCTCCGAGTCGGGTTCCTGCTGTGGCCGGTCGTGCCCGCCGGCGACGACCCGACGCCGGACGCGCTCGGCCACCTCTCGGAGCTGTTCGCGTCGTTCCTCGGCTACCTCGCGACGCCCGCGGGGGCGACGTACCTGCTCGCCGATCTGGCGCTGCTGCTCGGGGCGCTCGCGTTGTGGGTCGCCGATGGCGCGCCCGGAATCGGCGTGTTCCGCCCGCGCCCCGACGTCGAGGCCGGCGACCGCTGA
- a CDS encoding right-handed parallel beta-helix repeat-containing protein, which translates to MSQYWGSGIGRRTVAAVVVALLVTTVSVGAFAAPAGADGAPVDDYGTLDSVTYLDGCATIDDGGVYVLKQDVSAVTGDCFRVTADGVTLLAAGHTVAADDATGAAVVAADVSGLRIEGFAFDGFRTGVSLAGVEDARVDGVSVRNTSGDGVRVVDSVDVTVEGGGVTGADGHAVRVVDSEAVGVADAALVNNTGSGVAVRRSLATTVVGSRIADNGGMGVRVEEVPRESAPTAAVVGPPSWLLSALGESGLAGPRERAGPPETPDRDPLRVANNSFENNRYEGVLVKNAAGAVVSDNRVVGATDGIHLIDAAAATVAGNNVSGSTDDGIVLARVDDSTVSGNVAAGNGNDGLYLIGSGNDVADNSLADNGDDGADLDGGANNTLVSNRATGNVDDGIYLRESDGNVVVDNALHDNADDGFDVRGSTSNAVYNNSACGNANHDVQVRSGVDGNDVHDNDC; encoded by the coding sequence ATGAGTCAATACTGGGGAAGCGGTATCGGGAGGCGGACGGTCGCCGCGGTCGTCGTCGCGCTGCTCGTGACGACCGTGAGCGTCGGCGCCTTCGCCGCGCCGGCGGGAGCCGACGGTGCGCCCGTCGACGACTACGGGACGCTCGACTCGGTGACGTATCTGGACGGTTGTGCGACGATCGACGACGGCGGGGTGTACGTGCTCAAGCAGGACGTCTCCGCCGTGACCGGCGACTGCTTCCGGGTGACCGCCGACGGCGTCACGCTGTTGGCCGCCGGTCACACCGTCGCCGCCGACGACGCGACCGGGGCGGCGGTCGTCGCCGCGGACGTCTCCGGACTCCGGATCGAGGGGTTCGCGTTCGACGGCTTCCGGACCGGCGTGTCGCTGGCGGGCGTCGAGGACGCCCGGGTCGACGGCGTCAGCGTCCGCAACACCTCCGGCGACGGCGTCCGCGTCGTCGACTCCGTCGACGTGACGGTCGAGGGAGGCGGCGTCACCGGCGCCGACGGCCACGCCGTCCGCGTGGTCGACAGCGAGGCGGTCGGCGTCGCCGACGCCGCGCTCGTGAACAACACCGGCAGCGGCGTCGCGGTGCGTCGCTCGCTCGCGACCACCGTCGTCGGCAGCCGCATCGCGGACAATGGCGGGATGGGGGTCCGCGTCGAGGAGGTCCCGCGGGAGTCGGCGCCGACGGCCGCCGTCGTCGGCCCGCCGTCGTGGCTGCTCTCGGCGCTGGGCGAGTCCGGACTCGCCGGGCCGCGCGAGCGGGCCGGGCCGCCCGAGACTCCCGACCGCGACCCGCTGCGGGTCGCCAACAACAGCTTCGAGAACAACCGCTACGAGGGCGTCCTCGTGAAGAACGCCGCGGGGGCGGTCGTCTCCGACAACCGGGTCGTCGGGGCGACCGACGGCATCCACCTGATCGACGCCGCCGCCGCCACCGTCGCGGGCAACAACGTCTCCGGCAGCACCGACGACGGCATCGTCCTCGCCCGCGTCGACGACAGCACCGTCTCGGGCAACGTCGCCGCCGGCAACGGCAACGACGGGCTGTACCTGATCGGTTCGGGCAACGACGTCGCCGACAACAGCCTCGCGGACAACGGCGACGACGGGGCCGACCTCGACGGCGGGGCGAACAACACCCTCGTGTCGAACCGGGCCACCGGCAACGTCGACGACGGGATCTACCTGCGCGAGTCCGACGGCAACGTCGTCGTCGACAACGCGCTCCACGACAACGCCGACGACGGCTTCGACGTCCGCGGCTCGACGAGCAACGCCGTGTACAACAACTCGGCGTGCGGCAACGCGAACCACGACGTCCAGGTCCGGAGCGGGGTCGACGGCAACGACGTCCACGACAACGACTGCTGA